A window from Drosophila willistoni isolate 14030-0811.24 chromosome XR unlocalized genomic scaffold, UCI_dwil_1.1 Seg143, whole genome shotgun sequence encodes these proteins:
- the LOC6646507 gene encoding uncharacterized protein LOC6646507 isoform X1 yields MLPNQLKLRSSYLQLRRVTKEEDVDSDEATTTNRNLQSKRRISFRDKKSVRVFQITEQTLTYDKSYELSDHTNGEESATAESAANSAGAAAVSLFTSSDKENVPLSSFQVDSTFNFHTSIDITLLPNELKRRCGNDKAAVVVHESLKEPLTGSSLCLSPAKQDQLRNNPLKPSIFDKTVDLFPEDIRSSQKQGDQSLAVPPVSKHHPSIISPLGVSKLPSFEIENEDTTPLKSLSQSSGSINNSFDSPELWNDQHLGSPLISMDMISVQGIRAPKNFRQLNEAIEAGKICVCPDGPKTPSTDRKARNPKFLTDFGQENGDQDIHESSLSKVRPRPKLNFDESAIVSSPAPVIIPSALPKHKLKYRYSQADEILLDNTNFLAHAKLGDETESCNSSSHAELPDISNNNSKLEIEHLRQKAHFHAKNVKIPKAELEMQAKYTEIMSLLQMEESVEKDNLMSSFRELQLNSEHSMRHFATGITIDKGEAIPEEQSQITEQLRKKQIQNYAENKQISNSIMDLDESIKNIDHASFKKDSNKLSHTALLAESIKDYDQTDKDYLTGISKLKNTLQLATTMEESLRNLSPVSTANPITMHQRSKARSTMLMSEAIELDAAARHKGLTEPIKNDLTTTISENPVTKLQKPKPRSTLLLSEAIVEDTVVSQRNLPAIVSTGGIKCRPRNTLILTEPIEEDLDVVKHDGPDVPVANHKKSRARSTLLMSEAIEEDTDVSPKDCPDNAATGYLKSKARNTLHLTKPMEEDCTTSCQNMPEVPLTKYQKPKSRSTLLMSEAIEEDTVASHMNTLAIGPTGGVRFKARNTLLLTEPIEEDLDLVRQDDPDVPVANHKKSRARSTLLMSEAIEEDTDVSPKDCPDNAATGYLKSKARNTLHLTKPMEEDCTTSCQNMPEVPLTKYQKPKSRSTLLMSEAIEEDTVASHRDTPAIGPTGGVKFKARNTLILTEPIEEDLDVVRQDNPDVPVANHKKSRARSTLLMSEAIEEDTDVSPKDCPDNVVTGYLKSKARNTLHLTKPMEEDCTTSCQNMPEIPLTKYQKPKSRSTLLMSEAIEEDIVASHRDTPAIGPTGGVKFKARNTLILTEPIEEDLDVVRQDNPDVPVANHKKSRARSTLLMSEAIEEDTDVSPKECPNNAATGYLKSKARNTLHWTKPMEEDCTTSCQNMPEVPLTKYQNSKSRSTLLMSEAIEEDIVASHRDTPAIGPTGGVKFKARNTLILTEPIEEDLDVVRQDNPDVPVANHKKSRARSTLLMSEAIEEDTDVSPKDCPDNVVTGYLKSKARNTLHLTKPMEEDCTTSCQNMPEVPLTKYQNSKSRSTLLMSEAIEEDTDASHRDTPAIGPTGGIKCRPRNTLILTEPIEEDLDVVRQYDPDVPVANHKIPPTKHQKPNHRSTLLLTEPIEEDRNIMKQDDPNVSVTNHKKSRSRSTLLMSEAIEEDAVMQGLPAVVSHGNLEFKARDTLLSTEPMEEDLMTSSQNISKIPIIKHQVSKLNSSLLLAEAIKEDTKASHKDLPDTSPAGYLKSKSWNTLLLKEQVVSQNIPKVPLTKHQKPKARSTLLMSEPIEEDREASPKSFNIVESFSELDIPTVEPGIQVENRHVLIPTEASMVTLGKDFNNAHTSLMSGEVEKSRTIHQKLSIKHKMCSASLGRHIDMDVVNTPPNKAKRACFAITPCRSLIEFENVEEEMAVDSSRQVPTRRNPLPKTPMARVKRLHSQLTPNLPQSKKRLAQFNEPITIDQDKEFNVDETVQVLRCARSRRLYEDAATLPDNYITISDVSNYFEIQRMRDQEQENEKEEPKEQSRRDAMEGEMIPSDGIQTYNKFINITGDTIVIPLLDESSQQEIDEVRLSLVSNLIDEEVDKDESEQDVGPVPASTTVDGDVCLEMTLDRPIAAGTSSSCRKCQHCRRSLSSTIITEESFVLSPIKNLKLIGNLEQLERLREKPHLNEIHTYFELKECELNYSSIGLPRAEQTELEEASSYNVQSLKCHEIMQLFQDLPQRRKIEDEIIYHEDIFESIGRRLATGQLQWIFDHQLRVSRKMLFTHRQYAHVFRIGMTYDSLDNSDTGIRITAIQLEPTRPLSNWLPLDYVLHFQLGLKLPVKPLDFLGGHDVESLIIFLKQINQICLDIRKRVGQMAKIISSTISTLIRQEHRTVISKTSFITSPINSDGILQIQEKVFMVEITNLEEISFKDIVQPQLHLFDKNIQFLPKGVAFLEAFLPNPEKYLKQNGNQ; encoded by the exons ATGTTACCAAATCAACTTAAACTCCGAAGTTCT taTCTTCAGCTCCGCCGAGTGACCAAAGAAGAAGACGTTGACAGCGATGAGGCTACGACAACCAACCGAAATTTACAAAGTAAACGACGAATTAGTTTTCGTGACAAAAAATCTGTGCGAGTATTTCAAATTACGGAGCAAACACTTACGTACGACAAGTCCTACGAATTGTCCGATCACACAAATGGCGAGGAAAGTGCTACAGCAGAATCAGCAGCTAATTcggcaggagcagcagcagtgtCCCTATTTACCTCGTCGGATAAGGAGAATGTTCCCCTAAGTTCCTTTCAAGTGGATTCCACATTCAATTTTCACACTAGTATTGATATAACTTTGTTGCCCAATGAACTAAAGAGAAGGTGTGGTAATGATAAAGCTGCTGTCGTTGTCCATGAATCGCTAAAGGAACCCCTCACAGGCAGCAGTTTGTGTTTATCACCAGCAAAACAAGATCAACTGAGGAATAATCCTTTAAAGCCTTCTATATTCGATAAAACCGTGGATCTTTTTCCGGAAGACATAAGATCGTCGCAAAAGCAAGGGGATCAATCGCTCGCCGTTCCACCAGTTTCAAAACACCATCCTTCAATTATATCACCATTGGGCGTATCTAAACTACCATCTTTCGAAATCGAAAATGAAGACACTACGCCATTGAAAAGTCTCAGTCAATCTTCTGGTTCAATAAACAATTCATTTGACAGTCCAGAATTGTGGAATGATCAACATCTAGGGTCACCATTGATATCGATGGACATGATTTCGGTTCAAGGTATAAGAGCGCCAAAGAATTTTAGACAATTGAATGAGGCAATAGAAGCTGGCAAAATTTGCGTTTGTCCAGATGGCCCTAAAACGCCGTCTACAGATAGAAAAGCTAGAAATCCTAAATTCCTGACAGACTTTGGGCAGGAAAACGGAGACCAGGATATCCACGAGAGTTCCCTCAGCAAAGTTCGGCCAAGGCCAAAATTGAACTTTGATGAATCTGCTATAGTGTCAAGCCCTGCTCCAGTTATAATTCCTTCTGCTTTACCGAAACACAAGCTAAAATATCGTTACTCCCAGGCGGATGAGATATTATTAGACAATACAAATTTTCTGGCCCACGCAAAGTTGGGCGATGAAACAGAATCCTGCAATAGTTCAAGTCACGCGGAATTGCCAGATATCAGCAACAATAATTCCAAGCTGGAAATAGAGCATTTAAGACAAAAGGCTCATTTCCATGCTAAGAACGTGAAAATCCCAAAAGCCGAATTGGAGATGCAAGCCAAATATACAGAAATCATGTCGCTGCTTCAAATGGAAGAATCCGTGGAAAAAGATAATTTAATGAGTTCATTCAGAGAATTGCAATTAAATTCTGAGCATTCCATGAGACATTTCGCAACCGGGATAACGATTGACAAAGGCGAAGCGATTCCAGAAGAACAGTCTCAAATTACCGAGCAATTAAGGAAGAAGCAAATACAAAACTATGCAGAGAACAAGCAAATATCCAACTCCATAATGGATTTAGACGAATCGATTAAAAATATTGATCATGCTTCGTTTAAAAAGGATAGTAATAAATTAAGCCACACGGCGCTACTAGCAGAATCTATAAAGGACTATGATCAAACGGACAAGGATTATTTAACTGGAAtttcaaaattgaaaaacactTTGCAATTAGCCACTACCATGGAAGAGAGCTTACGTAATTTAAGCCCAGTTTCCACGGCAAATCCCATAACAATGCACCAAAGATCCAAGGCCAGGAGTACTATGCTTATGTCAGAAGCCATAGAACTAGATGCAGCGGCTAGACATAAAGGTTTGACAGAACCTATAAAGAATGATTTGACGACAACTATTTCCGAAAATCCTGTCACCAAACTTCAAAAACCCAAACCCAGGAGTACTTTACTGTTGTCAGAGGCAATTGTGGAAGACACAGTGGTGTCGCAAAGGAATTTGCCGGCTATTGTGTCAACTGGAGGTATTAAGTGCAGACCTCGAAACACTTTAATCTTAACAGAACCCATAGAAGAAGACTTGGATGTTGTGAAACATGATGGTCCGGATGTTCCAGTTGCTAACCACAAAAAATCCAGAGCCAGGAGTACTTTGCTAATGTCTGAAGCCATAGAAGAGGATACAGACGTGTCTCCTAAGGATTGCCCAGATAATGCCGCAACAGGATATCTTAAATCCAAAGCCAGGAATACTTTACATTTGACAAAACCTATGGAGGAGGACTGCACAACTTCTTGTCAAAATATGCCGGAAGTTCCATTAACCAAATATCAAAAACCTAAATCCAGATCTACTTTGCTTATGTCGGAAGCTATAGAAGAAGACACAGTTGCCTCTCATATGAATACATTGGCTATTGGCCCAACTGGAGGTGTTAGGTTTAAAGCTCGAAACACTTTGCTCTTGACAGAACCAATAGAAGAAGACTTGGATCTTGTGAGACAAGATGATCCGGATGTTCCAGTTGCTAACCACAAAAAATCCAGAGCCAGAAGTACTTTGCTTATGTCTGAAGCCATAGAAGAGGATACAGACGTGTCTCCTAAGGATTGCCCAGATAATGCCGCAACAGGATATCTTAAATCCAAAGCCAGGAATACTTTACATTTGACAAAACCTATGGAGGAGGACTGCACAACTTCTTGTCAAAATATGCCGGAAGTTCCATTAACCAAATATCAAAAACCTAAATCCAGATCTACTTTGCTTATGTCGGAAGCTATAGAAGAGGATACAGTTGCCTCTCATAGGGATACACCGGCTATTGGCCCAACTGGAGGAGTTAAGTTTAAAGCTCGAAACACTTTGATCTTGACAGAACCTATAGAAGAAGACTTGGATGTTGTGAGACAAGATAATCCGGATGTTCCAGTTGCTAACCACAAGAAATCCAGAGCCAGAAGTACTTTGCTTATGTCTGAAGCCATAGAAGAGGATACAGACGTGTCTCCTAAGGATTGCCCAGATAATGTCGTAACAGGATATCTTAAATCCAAAGCCAGGAATACTTTACATTTGACAAAACCTATGGAGGAGGACTGCACAACTTCTTGTCAAAATATGCCGGAAATTCCATTAACCAAATATCAAAAACCTAAATCCAGATCTACTTTGCTTATGTCGGAAGCTATAGAAGAGGATATAGTTGCCTCTCATAGGGATACACCGGCTATTGGCCCAACTGGAGGAGTTAAGTTTAAAGCTCGAAACACTTTGATCTTGACAGAACCTATAGAAGAAGACTTGGATGTTGTGAGACAAGATAATCCGGATGTTCCAGTTGCTAACCACAAGAAATCCAGAGCCAGGAGTACTTTGCTTATGTCTGAAGCCATAGAAGAGGATACAGACGTTTCTCCTAAGGAGTGCCCAAATAATGCCGCAACAGGATATCTAAAATCCAAAGCCAGGAATACTTTACATTGGACAAAACCTATGGAGGAGGACTGCACAACTTCTTGTCAAAATATGCCAGAAGTTCCATTAACCAAATATCAAAATTCTAAATCCAGATCTACTTTGCTTATGTCGGAAGCTATAGAAGAGGATATAGTTGCCTCTCATAGGGATACACCGGCTATTGGCCCAACTGGAGGAGTTAAGTTTAAAGCTCGAAACACTTTGATCTTGACAGAACCTATAGAAGAAGACTTGGATGTTGTGAGACAAGATAATCCGGATGTTCCAGTTGCTAACCACAAGAAATCCAGAGCCAGGAGTACTTTGCTTATGTCTGAAGCCATAGAAGAGGATACAGACGTGTCTCCTAAGGATTGCCCAGATAATGTCGTAACAGGATATCTTAAATCCAAAGCCAGGAATACTTTACATTTGACAAAACCTATGGAGGAGGACTGCACAACTTCTTGTCAAAATATGCCAGAAGTTCCATTAACCAAATATCAAAATTCTAAATCCAGATCTACTTTGCTTATGTCGGAAGCCATAGAAGAGGACACAGATGCCTCTCATAGGGATACACCGGCTATTGGCCCAACTGGAGGTATTAAGTGCAGACCTCGAAACACTTTAATCTTGACAGAACCTATAGAAGAAGACTTGGATGTTGTGAGACAATATGATCCGGATGTTCCAGTTGCTAACCACAAAATTCCTCCCACTAAACATCAAAAACCCAATCACAGGAGTACTTTGCTGTTGACAGAACCCATAGAAGAGGACAGGAATATTATGAAGCAAGATGATCCGAATGTTTCAGTTACAAACCACAAAAAATCCAGATCTAGGAGTACCTTGCTTATGTCAGAAGCCATAGAAGAGGATGCAGTGATGCAGGGTTTACCAGCTGTTGTTTCACATGGAAATCTTGAATTCAAAGCCAGGGATACTTTACTTTCAACGGAACCTATGGAAGAAGACTTGATGACTTCCAGTCAAAATATTTCTAAGATTCCGATCATCAAACATCAAGTATCCAAACTCAATAGTAGTCTACTATTGGCAGAGGCCATCAAAGAAGACACAAAGGCTTCTCATAAGGATTTGCCAGATACTAGCCCAGCAGGATATCTTAAATCCAAATCCTGGAATACTTTACTTTTGAAGGAACAGGTAGTTAGCCAAAATATTCCCAAGGTGCCATTGACCAAACATCAAAAACCCAAAGCACGGAGTACTTTACTTATGTCAGAACCCATAGAAGAGGACAGAGAAGCTTCACCTAAGAGTTTCAACATTGTTGAGTCGTTTTCTGAATTAGATATACCAACGGTTGAACCCGGAATACAGGTGGAAAATAGGCATGTATTAATACCAACAGAAGCATCAATGGTGACTTTAGGTAAGGATTTCAATAATGCACACACTTCTCTCATGTCAGGGGAAGTTGAAAAAAGTAGAACTATTCATCAGAAATTGTCAATTAAACACAAAATGTGCAGTGCTAGTCTAGGTCGGCACATAGACATGGATGTGGTAAACACGCCGCCAAATAAAGCTAAGCGAGCATGCTTTGCAATAACTCCATGTCGATCTCTGATCGAGTTTGAAAATGTTGAAGAAGAAATGGCAGTGGATAGCTCACGTCAAGTGCCAACTCGCAGGAATCCACTGCCGAAGACTCCAATGGCAAGAGTCAAGAGATTACACTCACAATTGACTCCAAATCTTCCACAATCTAAGAAGCGTCTTGCGCAATTTAATGAGCCCATTACCATTGATCAAGACAAGGAATTTAATGTGGATGAGACTGTACAAGTTTTGCGGTGTGCTAGAAGTCGAAGACTTTACGAAGATGCTGccacattaccagacaactACATTACCATTTCTGATGTCTCCAACTATTTTGAGATCCAAAGAATGCGGGATCAGGAGCAAGAAAATGAGAAGGAAGAACCGAAGGAGCAATCGCGAAGAGATGCTATGGAAGGAGAGATGATTCCAAGCGATGGCATCCAGACAtacaataaatttattaacatCACCGGTGACACTATAGTTATTCCTCTACTAGATGAATCTTCGCAACAAGAAATAGATGAAGTCCGATTAAGTTTGGTTTCCAACCTGATAGACGAGGAGGTTGATAAAGATGAATCAGAACAAGATGTTGGTCCAGTACCAGCATCTACGACAGTAGACGGTGATGTGTGTTTGGAAATGACATTAGATCGACCAATAGCTGCTGGGACAAGTTCCTCCTGCCGAAAATGCCAACATTGCCGTCGATCACTGAGCAGTACCATCATCACCGAAGAATCCTTTGTCCTGTCAcctataaaaaatttaaaactaattgGCAACTTGGAACAGTTGGAACGACTACGTGAAAAGCCGCATTTAAATGAGATTCATACATATTTTGAACTTAAAGAGTGTGAGCTAAATTATAGTAGCATAGGTCTACCAAGGGCAGAGCAAACAGAATTGGAGGAGGCATCGAGTTATAACGTCCAAAGCCTAAAATGTCACGAAATTATGCAATTGTTTCAGGATCTTCCGCAAAG ACGTAAAATTGAAGACGAAATTATTTATCATGAAGACATTTTTGAAAGCATCGGACGTCGACTAGCGACAGGGCAACTCCAATGGATATTTGACCATCAATTAAGAGTGTCaaggaaaatgctttttaCTCATCGACAATATGCCCACGTTTTCCGTATAGGGATGACTTACGATTCTTTAGATAATTCGGATACGGGAATACGTATAACCGCCATTCAGTTGGAGCCCACTAGGC CTCTTTCGAACTGGCTTCCATTAGATTAtgttttacattttcaattgGGTCTAAAGCTACCAGTCAAGCCACTGGATTTTCTAGGAGGTCATGATGTTGAGTCTCTGATCATATTTTTGAagcaaatcaatcaaatttgccTAGACATTAGGAAACGAGTCGGTCAAATGGCTAAAATAATATCATCCACTATATCTACACTTATTAG ACAAGAACATCGAACAGTAATAAGTAAAACATCATTCATAACTTCCCCAATTAACTCTGATGGGATATTGCAAATAcaagaaaaagttttcatgGTCGAAATAACCAACTTGGAGGAGATCTCCTTTAAAGATATAGTACAACCGCAATTACATTTGTTCGATAAGAACATTCAGTTTTTGCCCAAGGGCGTGGCCTTCCTTGAAGCGTTTCTGCCGAATccagaaaaatatttaaagcaGAACGGCAACCAGTGA